One window of the Spea bombifrons isolate aSpeBom1 chromosome 8, aSpeBom1.2.pri, whole genome shotgun sequence genome contains the following:
- the LOC128503565 gene encoding transcription initiation factor TFIID subunit 7-like isoform X1: MASTKQKTSRNKDDAPHELESQFILRLPQEYASTIRRMVQSGNVNAKDRLSIELHPDGRHGIVRVDRVPLAAKLVDVPCILECLKTIDKKTFYKTADICQMLVCTVDGDLYPPLEEPTGTSDPKASKKKDRDREKKFIWNHGITPPLKNVRKRRFRKTAKKKYIESPDVEKEVKRLLSTDAEAVSVRWEVIAEDETKETENLTGLDGSPGMSGIKQGRGSSVERDELREIFNDISSSSDGEEEQERQEEEDLNIMETEEEQRDRQDGGTNQIVLELQKQVENLQKKLRETQERRKRQEELIMKVENVALKTRLQAVLDEFRQQEDREKQQVTSLQEQLEALIEK, encoded by the exons ATGGCTTCTACAA AACAAAAGACATCAAGGAACAAAGATGATGCTCCTCATGAGCTAGAGAGTCAGTTCATTCTAAGGCTTCCACAG GAATATGCATCCACTATCAGAAGGATGGTCCAGTCTGGAAATGTCAATGCAAAAGATCGACTATCTATTGAATTACATC CGGATGGTCGTCATGGGATTGTACGAGTTGATCGGGTTCCTCTGGCTGCGAAGCTGGTTGATGTTCCATGTATCCTAGAGTGTTTGAAAACCATTGATAAAAAAACTTTCTACAAGACTGCAGATATCTGCCAG ATGCTGGTTTGCACTGTGGATGGTGATCTCTATCCCCCATTGGAAGAGCCAACTGGGACAAGCGACCCAAAGGCCAGTAAGAAAAAAGACCgggatagagagaaaaaattcaTTTGGAATCATGGAA TCACACCTCCTCTGAAGAATGTGCGAAAAAGACGCTTTAGGAAAACAGCCAAGAAGAAG TACATAGAGTCCCCAGATGTGGAGAAGGAGGTGAAACGTCTCTTGAGTACAGATGCTGAGGCAGTTAGTGTGC GCTGGGAAGTGATCGCTGAAGATGAGACCAAAGAGACAGAAAATTTGACTGGTTTAGATGGCTCTCCAGGCATGTCTGGAATTAAGCAAGGTCGTGGATCTTCAG TGGAGAGGGATGAGTTACGTGAAATCTTCAATGACATTAGTAGCAGTAGTGATGGAGAAGAGGAGCAAGAAAGACAAGAGGAGGAGGATCTGAATATTATGGAGACTGAAGAGGAGCAAAGAGATCGCCAGGATGGGGGTACCAATCAAATTG tgCTGGAGCTACAGAAACAGGTTGAGAATTTACAGAAAAAACTACGTGAAACTCAAGAGAGGAGAAAACGTCAAGAAGAGCTGATAATGAAAGTGGAGAATGTGGCACTGAAG ACTCGTCTTCAAGCTGTGCTAGATGAATTCAGACAACAAGAGGACAGAgaaaaacaacag GTGACGTCCTTGCAAGAGCAGCTTGAAGCATTGATAGAGAAGTAA
- the LOC128503565 gene encoding transcription initiation factor TFIID subunit 7-like isoform X2 yields the protein MASTKQKTSRNKDDAPHELESQFILRLPQEYASTIRRMVQSGNVNAKDRLSIELHPDGRHGIVRVDRVPLAAKLVDVPCILECLKTIDKKTFYKTADICQMLVCTVDGDLYPPLEEPTGTSDPKASKKKDRDREKKFIWNHGITPPLKNVRKRRFRKTAKKKYIESPDVEKEVKRLLSTDAEAVSVRWEVIAEDETKETENLTGLDGSPGMSGIKQVERDELREIFNDISSSSDGEEEQERQEEEDLNIMETEEEQRDRQDGGTNQIVLELQKQVENLQKKLRETQERRKRQEELIMKVENVALKTRLQAVLDEFRQQEDREKQQVTSLQEQLEALIEK from the exons ATGGCTTCTACAA AACAAAAGACATCAAGGAACAAAGATGATGCTCCTCATGAGCTAGAGAGTCAGTTCATTCTAAGGCTTCCACAG GAATATGCATCCACTATCAGAAGGATGGTCCAGTCTGGAAATGTCAATGCAAAAGATCGACTATCTATTGAATTACATC CGGATGGTCGTCATGGGATTGTACGAGTTGATCGGGTTCCTCTGGCTGCGAAGCTGGTTGATGTTCCATGTATCCTAGAGTGTTTGAAAACCATTGATAAAAAAACTTTCTACAAGACTGCAGATATCTGCCAG ATGCTGGTTTGCACTGTGGATGGTGATCTCTATCCCCCATTGGAAGAGCCAACTGGGACAAGCGACCCAAAGGCCAGTAAGAAAAAAGACCgggatagagagaaaaaattcaTTTGGAATCATGGAA TCACACCTCCTCTGAAGAATGTGCGAAAAAGACGCTTTAGGAAAACAGCCAAGAAGAAG TACATAGAGTCCCCAGATGTGGAGAAGGAGGTGAAACGTCTCTTGAGTACAGATGCTGAGGCAGTTAGTGTGC GCTGGGAAGTGATCGCTGAAGATGAGACCAAAGAGACAGAAAATTTGACTGGTTTAGATGGCTCTCCAGGCATGTCTGGAATTAAGCAAG TGGAGAGGGATGAGTTACGTGAAATCTTCAATGACATTAGTAGCAGTAGTGATGGAGAAGAGGAGCAAGAAAGACAAGAGGAGGAGGATCTGAATATTATGGAGACTGAAGAGGAGCAAAGAGATCGCCAGGATGGGGGTACCAATCAAATTG tgCTGGAGCTACAGAAACAGGTTGAGAATTTACAGAAAAAACTACGTGAAACTCAAGAGAGGAGAAAACGTCAAGAAGAGCTGATAATGAAAGTGGAGAATGTGGCACTGAAG ACTCGTCTTCAAGCTGTGCTAGATGAATTCAGACAACAAGAGGACAGAgaaaaacaacag GTGACGTCCTTGCAAGAGCAGCTTGAAGCATTGATAGAGAAGTAA